A single Lactuca sativa cultivar Salinas chromosome 8, Lsat_Salinas_v11, whole genome shotgun sequence DNA region contains:
- the LOC111907690 gene encoding probable indole-3-pyruvate monooxygenase YUCCA5, with translation MTFQSALIDLLPIPHLSSPAPYINIFPFTSYFIPTTIISSSLPASKLTKTTPLVIIPNKTSKSYLAYQKTFKKMFSFSGQNDFCGRRCVWVNGPVIVGAGPSGLAVSACLREQGIPFVVIERSDCIASLWQKRTYDRLKLHLPKKFCQLPKLPFPEEYPEYPTKRQFITYLENYVEKFDIKPQFNECVQSAKYDEACHLWRVVTISTNGSNRSETEYICQMLVVASGENAEGVVPEIDGLQDFSGEVIHAKDYKSGEKYDGKKVLVVGCGNSGMEVSLDLSNHNAKPSMVVRSSVHVLPREMMGKSTFDIAMMLMKWLPLWLVDKLLLILAWFILGNIENYGIKRPSLGPLELKNHHGKTPVLDIGALEKIRAGEITVVPGVKRFNCTSVEFVNGDTLDIDSVVLATGYCSNVPYWLQETEFFAKNGFPKTPFPNGWKGKCGLYAAGFTRRGLAGASADAMKISQDIGKVWKEELNQKKLKVPTHRRCISTF, from the exons ATGACCTTTCAAAGTGCATTAATTGACCTCCTACCCATACCTCATCTTTCATCCCCCGCCCCTTATATAAACATCTTCCCCTTCACCTCCTATTTCATTCCAACAACAATCATCTCATCTTCACTTCCAGCTTCCAAACTTACAAAAACTACTCCTCTTGTGATCATTCCTAACAAAACTTCAAAATCTTACCTTGCATACCAAAAAACTTTCAAGAAAATGTTTAGCTTTTCGGGTCAAAACGACTTCTGTGGTCGTCGATGTGTGTGGGTGAACGGCCCTGTTATAGTAGGGGCAGGACCATCAGGGCTAGCCGTATCTGCTTGCCTCAGGGAACAAGGCATTCCCTTTGTGGTCATTGAAAGATCGGACTGCATTGCCTCTTTATGGCAAAAACGTACCTATGATCGCCTAAAACTACACCTTCCGAAAAAATTCTGCCAGCTTCCGAAGCTACCCTTTCCCGAGGAATACCCTGAGTACCCAACCAAGAGACAATTCATCACCTATCTTGAGAACTATGTTGAGAAATTTGACATCAAACCGCAATTCAATGAGTGTGTGCAGTCTGCTAAGTACGATGAAGCCTGCCATCTCTGGCGGGTCGTGACCATTTCGACAAACGGGTCCAACCGCTCCGAGACTGAGTATATCTGCCAGATGCTTGTGGTGGCTTCCGGAGAAAATGCAGAAGGGGTAGTGCCGGAAATTGATGGACTACAAGATTTCTCCGGTGAAGTCATTCATGCAAAAGATTACAAGTCCGGCGAGAAATATGACGGAAAGAAAGTATTGGTTGTCGGGTGTGGAAATTCCGGGATGGAGGTTTCTCTAGACCTTTCAAATCACAATGCCAAGCCATCCATGGTGGTTCGAAGCTCG GTTCATGTTTTGCCTCGAGAAATGATGGGAAAATCGACATTCGATATAGCCATGATGCTGATGAAATGGCTACCTCTATGGCTGGTTGATAAGCTTCTGCTAATCCTGGCATGGTTCATTCTCGGAAACATAGAAAATTACGGCATAAAGAGACCATCTTTAGGTCCATTAGAACTGAAAAACCACCATGGAAAAACTCCAGTTCTCGACATCGGTGCACTTGAGAAAATCCGAGCAGGCGAGATCACCGTCGTTCCTGGAGTCAAAAGATTTAACTGCACCTCCGTCGAGTTCGTTAATGGCGACACCCTTGATATCGATTCAGTTGTTTTAGCAACGGGGTATTGTAGCAATGTTCCCTACTGGCTTCAG GAAACCGAGTTCTTTGCTAAAAATGGCTTCCCAAAGACACCATTTCCAAACGGGTGGAAGGGAAAGTGTGGATTATATGCAGCAGGATTCACAAGAAGAGGGCTTGCTGGTGCATCTGCTGACGCCATGAAAATTTCTCAAGATATTGGGAAAGTATGGAAGGAGGAATTAAATCAGAAAAAACTGAAAGTTCCTACGCATAGAAGATGCATCTCAACCTTCTAA